One genomic region from Macaca mulatta isolate MMU2019108-1 chromosome 20, T2T-MMU8v2.0, whole genome shotgun sequence encodes:
- the CD2BP2 gene encoding CD2 antigen cytoplasmic tail-binding protein 2 (The RefSeq protein has 1 substitution compared to this genomic sequence), producing MPKRKVTFQGVGDEEDEDEISVPKKKLVDPVAGSGGPGSRFKGKHSLDSDEEDDDDGGSSKYDILASEDVEGQEAATLPSEGGVRITPFNLQEEMEEGHFDADGNYFLNRDAQIRDSWLDNIDWVKIRERPPGQHQASDSEEEDSLGQTPMSAQALLEGLLELLLPRETVAGALRRLGARGGGKGSSKGPGRPSSPQRLDRLSGLADQMVARGNLGVYQETRERLAMRLKGLGCQTVGPHNPTPPPSLDMFAEEVAEEELETPTPTQRGEAESPGDGLVDVMWEYKWENTGDAELYGPFTSAQMQTWVSEGYFPDGVYCRKLDPPGGQFYNSKRIDFELYT from the exons ATGCCAAAGAGGAAAGTGACCTTCCAAGGCGTGGGAGATGAGGAAGATGAGGATGAAATCAGTGTCCCCAAGAAGAAG CTGGTGGACCCTGTGGCTGGGTCAGGGGGTCCTGGGAGCCGCTTCAAAGGCAAACACTCTTTGGATAGCGATgaggaggatgatgatgatgggggGTCCAGCAAATACGACATCCTGGCCTCAGAGGATGTACAAG GTCAGGAGGCAGCCACACTCCCCAGCGAGGGGGGTGTTCGGATCACACCCTTTAACCTGcaggaggagatggaggaaggaCACTTTGATGCTGATGGCAACTACTTCCTGAACCGGGATGCTCAGATCCGAGACAGCTGGCTGGACAACATTGACTGG GTGAAGATCCGGGAGCGGCCACCTGGCCAGCACCAGGCCTCAGACTCGGAGGAGGAAGACAGCTTGGGCCAGACCCCAATGAGTGCCCAAGCCCTCTTGGAGGGACTTTTGGAGCTTCTGTTGCCTAGAGAGACAGTGGCTGGGGCACTGAGGCGTCTGGGGGCCCGAGGAGGAGGCAAAGGGAGCAGCAAGGGGCCTGGGCGTCCCAGTTCCCCTCAGCGCCTGGACCGGCTCTCCGGGTTGGCCGACCAGATGGTGGCCCGGGGCAACCTTGGCGTGTACCAGGAAACAAGGGAACGGTTGGCTATGCGGCTGAAGGGTTTGGGGTGTCAGACCGTGGGACCCCACAATCCCACACCCCCACCCTCCCTGGACATGTTCGCTGAGGAAGTGGCAGAGGAGGAACTGGAGACCCCAACCCCTACCCAGAGAGGAG AAGCAGAGTCGCCAGGAGATGGTCTGGTGGATGTGATGTGGGAATATAAGTGGGAGAACACGGGGGATGCCGAGCTGTATGGGCCCTTCACCAGCGCCCAGATGCAG ACCTGGGTGAGTGAAGGCTACTTCCCGGACGGTGTTTATTGCCGGAAGCTGGACCCCCCTGGTGGTCAGTTCTACAACTCCAAACGCATTGACTTTGAGCTCTACACCTGA
- the TBC1D10B gene encoding TBC1 domain family member 10B, with translation METGPAPLVAPPRRHGAPAAPSPPPRGSRAGPVVVVAPGPPVTTATSAPVTLVAPGEARPAWVPGSAQTSAPAPAPAPAPAVTGSTVVVLTLEASPEAPKPQVPSGPEPSEPAAVAGAETSRALAAGADSPRTEEARPSPAPGSGTPTGTPTRTPSRTAPGALTAKPPLAPKPGTTVASGVTARSASGQVTGGHGAAAATSSSAGQAPEDPLGPGAGPSGTCEAPVAVVTVTPAPEPAENSQDLGSTSSLGPGISGPRGQAPDTLSYLDSVSLMSGTLESLADDVSSMGSDSEINGLALRKTDKYGFLGGSQYSGSLESSIPVDVARQRELKWLDMFSNWDKWLSRRFQKVKLRCRKGIPSSLRAKAWQYLSNSKELLEQNPGKFEELERAPGDPKWLDVIEKDLHRQFPFHEMFAARGGHGQQDLYRILKAYTIYRPDEGYCQAQAPVAAVLLMHMPAEQAFWCLVQICDKYLPGYYSAGLEAIQLDGEIFFALLRRASPLAHRHLRRQRIDPVLYMTEWFMCIFARTLPWASVLRVWDMFFCEGVKIIFRVALVLLRHTLGSVEKLRSCQGMYETMEQLRNLPQQCMQEDFLVHEVTNLPVTEALIERENAAQLKKWRETRGELQYRPSRRLHGSRAIHEERRRQQPPLGPSSSLLSLPGLKSRGSRAAGGAPSPPPPVRRASAGPAPGPVVTAEGLHPSLPSPTGNSTPLGSSKETRKQEKERQKQEKEREKERQKQEKEREKERQKQEKEREKQEKEREKQEKEREKQEKERQKQEKKAQGRKLSLRRKADGPPGPHDGGDKPSAAEARQDAYF, from the exons ATGGAGACCGGCCCGGCGCCCCTGGTGGCCCCGCCGCGCCGTCATGGCGCCCCCGCGGCCCCGTCGCCGCCGCCCCGGGGTTCCCGGGCCGGGCCCGTCGTGGTGGTGGCTCCGGGACCTCCAGTGACTACGGCCACTTCGGCCCCCGTCACCCTGGTGGCCCCCGGGGAGGCGCGGCCCGCCTGGGTCCCGGGGTCGGCCCAGACCTCTGCCCctgccccggccccggccccagcCCCGGCCGTCACGGGCAGCACGGTGGTGGTGCTGACCCTGGAGGCCTCGCCCGAAGCCCCAAAGCCTCAGGTCCCCTCCGGCCCGGAACCCTCAGAGCCCGCGGCCGTGGCTGGAGCTGAGACGTCAAGGGCTCTGGCCGCAGGGGCAGACTCTCCGAGGACAGAGGAGGCTCGACCCTCACCCGCCCCAGGATCAGGGACCCCCACCGGGACCCCTACCAGGACCCCTTCCAGAACGGCTCCTGGGGCCCTGACCGCCAAACCCCCGCTTGCCCCCAAGCCGGGAACCACAGTGGCCTCAGGAGTGACTGCACGGAGTGCATCAGGACAAGTGACAGGTGGGCATGGAGCTGCCGCAGCAACATCATCATCAGCAGGACAGGCTCCTGAGGACCCCTTAGGCCCTGGCGCAGGCCCCTCGGGGACTTGTGAGGCTCCGGTAGCTGTCGTGACCGTGACCCCAGCTCCGGAGCCTGCTGAAAACTCTCAAGACCTGGGCTCCACGTCCAGCCTGGGACCTGGCATCTCTGGGCCTCGAGGGCAGGCCCCGGACACGCTGAGTTACTTGGACTCCGTGAGCCTCATGTCTGGGACCTTGGAGTCCTTGGCGGATGATGTGAGCTCCATGGGCTCAGACTCAGAGATAAACGGGCTGGCCCTGCGCAAGACGGACAAGTATGGCTTCCTTGGGGGCAGCCAGTACTCGGGCAGCCT AGAGAGCTCCATTCCCGTGGACGTGGCTCGGCAGCGGGAGCTCAAATGGCTGGACATGTTCAGTAACTGGGATAAGTGGCTGTCACGGCGATTCCAGAAG GTGAAGCTGCGCTGCCGGAAGGGGATCCCCTCATCTCTCAGAGCCAAGGCCTGGCAGTACCTGTCTAATAGCAAGGAACTTCTGGAGCAGAACCCAGGAAAGTTTGAG GAGCTGGAACGGGCTCCTGGGGACCCCAAGTGGCTGGATGTGATTGAGAAGGACCTGCACCGCCAGTTCCCTTTCCACGAGATGTTTGCTGCTCGAGGGGGGCATGG GCAACAGGACCTGTACCGAATCCTGAAGGCCTACACCATCTACCGGCCTGACGAGGGTTACTGCCAGGCCCAGGCCCCCGTGGCCGCGGTCCTGCTCATGCACATGCCTGCGGAG CAAGCCTTTTGGTGCCTGGTGCAGATCTGCGACAAGTACCTGCCAGGTTACTACAGTGCAGGGCTG GAGGCCATTCAGCTGGATGGGGAGATCTTTTTTGCGCTCCTGCGCCGGGCCTCTCCACTGGCACATCGCCACCTGCGGCGGCAGCGCATCGACCCTGTGCTCTACATGACGGAGTGGTTCATGTGCATCTTCGCCCGTACCCTGCCCTGGGCATCGGTGCTGCGTGTCTGGGACATGTTTTTCTGTGAAG GCGTTAAGATCATCTTCCGGGTGGCCCTGGTCCTGCTGCGCCACACGCTGGGCTCGGTGGAGAAGCTGCGCTCCTGCCAAGGCATGTATGAGACCATGGAGCAGCTGCGTAACCTGCCCCAGCAGTGCATGCAGGAGGACTTCCTGGTGCACGAG GTGACCAATCTGCCAGTGACAGAAGCACTCATTGAGAGGGAGAATGCAGCCCAGCTCAAGAAGTGGCGGGAAACACGGGGGGAGCTGCAGTATCGGCCCTCACGGCGACTGCATGGCTCCCGGGCCATCCATGAGGAGCGCCGGCGGCAACAGCCACCCCTgggcccctcctccagcctcctcagcctccctggtctCAAGAGCCGAGGCTCCAGGGCTGCTGGAGGGGCCCCCTCCCCACCGCCTCCCGTCCGCAGGGCCAGTGCTGGgcctgccccagggcctgtggtcACTGCTGAGGGACTGCATCCATCCCTTCCCTCACCCACTGGCAACAGCACCCCATTGGGTTCCAGCAAGGAGACCAGGAAGCAGGAGAAGGAGCGGCAGAAACAGGAGAAGGAGCGGGAGAAGGAGCggcagaagcaggagaaggaGCGGGAGAAGGAGCggcagaagcaggagaaggagcgggagaagcaggagaaggagcgggagaagcaggagaaggagcgggagaagcaggagaaggagcggcagaagcaggagaagaaGGCTCAAGGCCGGAAGCTTTCGCTGCGTCGAAAGGCAGATGGGCCCCCAGGCCCCCACGATGGTGGGGACAAGCCCTCAGCAGCCGAGGCCCGGCAGGACGCTTACTTCTGA
- the MYL11 gene encoding myosin regulatory light chain 11, with translation MAPKKAKRRAVEGGSSSVFSMFDQTQIQEFKEAFTVIDQNRDGIIDKEDLRDTFAAMGRLNVKNEELDAMMKEASGPINFTVFLTMFGEKLKGADPEDVITGAFKVLDPEGKGTIKKKFLEELLTTQCDRFTPEEIKNMWAAFPPDVGGNVDYKNICYVITHGDAKDQE, from the exons ATG GCACCCAAGAAGGCCAAGAGAAGGGCAGTAGAGGGTGGAAGTTCCAGCGTCTTCTCCATGTTTGACCAGACTCagatccaggagttcaaggag GCCTTCACTGTGATCGACCAGAACCGTGATGGTATTATCGACAAGGAGGACCTTCGGGACACCTTCGCAGCCATGG GCCGCCTCAATGTGAAGAATGAGGAGTTGGATGCCATGATGAAGGAAGCCAGTGGTCCCATCAACTTCACCGTCTTCCTGACCATGTTCGGGGAAAAGCTCAAGG GTGCCGACCCTGAGGATGTGATAACTGGAGCCTTCAAGGTCCTGGACCCTGAAGGAAAGGGCACCATCAAGAAGAAGTT CCTGGAGGAGCTGCTGACCACGCAGTGTGACCGCTTCACCCCGGAGGAG ATCAAGAACATGTGGGCTGCTTTCCCCCCCGACGTGGGCGGCAACGTCGACTACAAAAACATCTGCTACGTCATCACGCACGGCGACGCCAAGGACCAGGAGTAG
- the SEPTIN1 gene encoding septin-1 isoform X2, translated as MIMELQWDLESRCVKDGGVEAALSFLPHQRKWGETAGAVMAGGVMDKEYVGFAALPNQLHRKSVKKGFDFTLMVAGESGLGKSTLINSLFLTNLYEDRQVPEASARLTQTLAIERRGVEIEEGGVKVKLTLVDTPGFGDSVDCSDCWLPVVKFIEEQFEQYLRDESGLNRKNIQDSRVHCCLYFISPFGRGLRPLDVAFLRAVHEKVNIIPVIGKADALMPQETQALKQKIRDQLKEEEIHIYQFPECDSDEDEDFKRQDAEMKESIPFAVVGSCEVVRDGGKRPVRGRRYSWGTVEVENPHHCDFLNLRRMLVQTHLQDLKEVTHDLLYEGYRARCLQSLARPGARDRASRSKLSRQSATEIPLPMLPLADTEKLIREKDEELRRMQEMLEKMQAQMQQSQAQGEQSDTL; from the exons ATGATAATGGAGTTACAGTGGGACTTGGAATCCAGATGTGTGAAAGATGGAGGGGTTGAAG CCGCACTCAGCTTCCTGCCCCACCAGAGGAAGTGGGGAGAGACGGCAGGTGCAGTGATGGCTGGCGGAGTCATG GACAAGGAGTACGTGGGTTTTGCTGCCCTCCCCAACCAGCTGCACCGCAAGTCTGTCAAGAAGGGGTTTGACTTCACACTAATGGTGGCAG GGGAGTCAGGCCTAGGGAAATCCACCCTCATCAACAGCCTCTTCCTCACCAACCTCTATGAGGATCGCCAGGTGCCAGAGGCCAGTG CTCGCTTGACACAGACCCTGGCCATTGAGCGCCGGGGTGTGGAGATCGAGGAAGGAGGTGTGAAAGTGAAGCTAACCCTTGTGGACACACCTGGCTTTGGGGACTCAGTGGACTGCTCTGACTg CTGGCTTCCCGTGGTGAAATTCATCGAGGAGCAGTTTGAGCAGTACCTTAGGGATGAGAGTGGCCTGAACCGGAAGAACATCCAGGACTCCCGCGTCCATTGCTGCCTCTACTTCATCTCACCCTTTGGCCGGGG GCTCCGGCCCCTAGATGTGGCCTTCCTTCGGGCGGTACACGAGAAAGTCAACATCATCCCAGTCATTGGCAAAGCGGATGCCCTGATGCCCCAGGAAACCCAGGCCCTCAAGCAGAAG ATCCGGGATCAGTTGAAGGAGGAGGAGATCCACATCTACCAGTTCCCTGAATGTGACTCTGACGAAGATGAAGACTTCAAGAGGCAGGATGCAGAGATGAAG GAAAGCATCCCTTTTGCAGTCGTGGGTTCATGCGAGGTGGTGAGGGATGGCGGGAAGCGACCGGTGAGGGGACGCCGCTACTCCTGGGGGACCGTGGAGG TGGAGAACCCACATCACTGCGATTTCCTGAACCTGCGACGGATGCTGGTGCAGACACACCTGCAGGACCTGAAAGAGGTGACGCACGATCTGCTCTACGAGGGCTACCGGGCCCGCTGCCTACAGAGCCTGGCCCGGCCTGGGGCTCGCGATCGAGCCAGCCGCAG TAAGCTTTCCCGCCAAAGCGCCACGGAGATCCCGCTGCCCATGCTGCCTCTGGCGGACACCGAGAAGCTGATCCGCGAGAAAGACGAAGAG CTGCGCCGCATGCAAGAGATGCTAGAGAAGATGCAGGCCCAGATGCAGCAGAGCCAGGCCCAGGGCGAGCAGTCAGACACCCTTTGA
- the SEPTIN1 gene encoding septin-1 isoform X1: protein MAGGVMDKEYVGFAALPNQLHRKSVKKGFDFTLMVAGESGLGKSTLINSLFLTNLYEDRQVPEASARLTQTLAIERRGVEIEEGGVKVKLTLVDTPGFGDSVDCSDCWLPVVKFIEEQFEQYLRDESGLNRKNIQDSRVHCCLYFISPFGRGLRPLDVAFLRAVHEKVNIIPVIGKADALMPQETQALKQKESIPFAVVGSCEVVRDGGKRPVRGRRYSWGTVEVENPHHCDFLNLRRMLVQTHLQDLKEVTHDLLYEGYRARCLQSLARPGARDRASRSKLSRQSATEIPLPMLPLADTEKLIREKDEELRRMQEMLEKMQAQMQQSQAQGEQSDTL from the exons ATGGCTGGCGGAGTCATG GACAAGGAGTACGTGGGTTTTGCTGCCCTCCCCAACCAGCTGCACCGCAAGTCTGTCAAGAAGGGGTTTGACTTCACACTAATGGTGGCAG GGGAGTCAGGCCTAGGGAAATCCACCCTCATCAACAGCCTCTTCCTCACCAACCTCTATGAGGATCGCCAGGTGCCAGAGGCCAGTG CTCGCTTGACACAGACCCTGGCCATTGAGCGCCGGGGTGTGGAGATCGAGGAAGGAGGTGTGAAAGTGAAGCTAACCCTTGTGGACACACCTGGCTTTGGGGACTCAGTGGACTGCTCTGACTg CTGGCTTCCCGTGGTGAAATTCATCGAGGAGCAGTTTGAGCAGTACCTTAGGGATGAGAGTGGCCTGAACCGGAAGAACATCCAGGACTCCCGCGTCCATTGCTGCCTCTACTTCATCTCACCCTTTGGCCGGGG GCTCCGGCCCCTAGATGTGGCCTTCCTTCGGGCGGTACACGAGAAAGTCAACATCATCCCAGTCATTGGCAAAGCGGATGCCCTGATGCCCCAGGAAACCCAGGCCCTCAAGCAGAAG GAAAGCATCCCTTTTGCAGTCGTGGGTTCATGCGAGGTGGTGAGGGATGGCGGGAAGCGACCGGTGAGGGGACGCCGCTACTCCTGGGGGACCGTGGAGG TGGAGAACCCACATCACTGCGATTTCCTGAACCTGCGACGGATGCTGGTGCAGACACACCTGCAGGACCTGAAAGAGGTGACGCACGATCTGCTCTACGAGGGCTACCGGGCCCGCTGCCTACAGAGCCTGGCCCGGCCTGGGGCTCGCGATCGAGCCAGCCGCAG TAAGCTTTCCCGCCAAAGCGCCACGGAGATCCCGCTGCCCATGCTGCCTCTGGCGGACACCGAGAAGCTGATCCGCGAGAAAGACGAAGAG CTGCGCCGCATGCAAGAGATGCTAGAGAAGATGCAGGCCCAGATGCAGCAGAGCCAGGCCCAGGGCGAGCAGTCAGACACCCTTTGA